The Gallus gallus isolate bGalGal1 chromosome 23, bGalGal1.mat.broiler.GRCg7b, whole genome shotgun sequence genome includes a region encoding these proteins:
- the PTPRU gene encoding receptor-type tyrosine-protein phosphatase U precursor — MRSARALLLALALRVCALDSETPSAGCTFEEDDDLNQCEYSQGEDDDFGWELVRSYMMPHLTADLPHGSYLMVNASQHAAGQRAHLLFQALSENDTHCLQFSYFMYSRDGHSPGTLSAYVRVMGGPVGSAVWNASGSHGRQWHQAELAVSLFWPSEYQVLFEAVISSERRGYLGLDDILLLNYPCSKAPHFSRLGDVEVNAGQNATFQCVAAGKAAEAERFLMQRQSGEVVPAASVKHISHRRFLATFQLDEVSKGEQDLYRCVTQSSRGSGVSNFAELIVKEPPTPIAPPQLLRAGSTYLIIQLNTNSIIGDGPIVRKEIEYRMTSGPWSEVHAVNMQTYKLWHLDPDTEYEISVLLTRPGEGGTGKPGPPLISRTKCAEPMRAPKGLAFSEIQSRQLTLQWEPLGYNLTRCHTYSVSLCYRYLVGSGLNQTFRECAKMERNANRYTIKNLLPYRNIHVKLILSNPEGRKEGKEVTFQTDEDVPGGIASESLTFTPLEDMIFLKWEEPVEPNGLITQYEISYQSIESSDPAVNVPGPRRTVSKLRNETYHVFSNLHPGTTYLFSVRARTGKGFGQTALTEITTNISAPTFDYGDMPSPLGESESTITVLLRPAQGRGAPISTYQVIVEEDRPKRIKRELGGQECFPVPLTFDDAMSRGSVHYFGAELPASSLTEAKPFTVGDNQTYSGYWNPPLEPKKAYLIYFQAMSNLKGETRLNCIRIARKAACKESKRPLEVSQHSEEMGLILGICAGGLVVLIILLGAIIVVIRKGKPVNMTKATINYRHEKTHMMSAIDRSFTDQSTLQEDERLGLSFMDTHNYSNRGDQRSSVVNESSSLLGGSPRRQCGRKGSPYHTGQLHPAVRVADLLQHINQMKTAEGYGFKQEYESFFEGWDASKKKDKTKGRQDHVSTYDRHRVKLHPLLGDPNSDYINANYIDGYHRSNHFIATQGPKQEMVYDFWRMVWQEHCSSIVMITKLVEVGRVKCSKYWPDDSEMYGDIKITLVKSEMLAEYAVRTFALERRGYSARHEVKQFHFTSWPEHGVPYHATGLLAFIRRVKASTPPDAGPIVIHCSAGTGRTGCYIVLDVMLDMAECEGVVDIYNCVKTLCSRRINMIQTEEQYIFIHDAILEACLCGETSIPASEFKPTYKEMVRIEPQSNSSQLREEFQTLNSVTPHLDVEECSIALLPRNRERNRSMDVLPPDRCLPFLISVDGDSNNYINAALTDSYTKSAAFIVTLHPLQNTTTDFWRLVYDYGCTSIVMLNQLNQSNSAWPCLQYWPEPGLQHYGPMEVEYVSGAADEDIVSRLFRVQNITRLQEGHLMVRHFQYLRWSAYRDTPDSKKSFLHLLAQVERWQKESGDGRTVVHCLNGGGRSGTYCASTMILEMIKCHNMADIFYAAKTLRNYKPNMVETLEQYHFCYDIALEYLESLETR, encoded by the exons GCTCCTACCTGATGGTGAACGCCTCGCAGCACGCCGCTGGCCAGAGGGCCCACCTGCTCTTCCAGGCGCTGAGCGAGAACGACACCCACTGCCTGCAGTTCAGCTACTTCATGTACAGCCGTGATGGTCACAGCCCCGGCACCCTCAGCGCCTACGTGCGGGTGATGGGGGGCCCGGTGGGCAGCGCGGTCTGGAATGCCTCAGGCTCCCACGGCCGCCAGTGGCACCAGGCTGAGCTGGCCGTCAGCTTGTTCTGGCCCAGCGAGTACCAG GTCCTCTTCGAGGCGGTGATCTCCAGCGAGCGCCGGGGCTACCTTGGCTTGGATGACATCTTGCTCTTGAATTATCCATGCT CGAAAGCCCCTCACTTCTCCCGCCTGGGTGACGTGGAGGTGAATGCGGGGCAAAATGCCACCTTCCAGTGTGTGGCTGCTGGCAAGGCCGCCGAGGCAGAGCGCTTCCTCATGCAG AGGCAGAGTGGCGAAGTGGTCCCCGCTGCCTCCGTGAAGCACATCAGCCACCGGCGCTTCCTGGCCACCTTCCAGCTGGACGAGGTGTCCAAAGGCGAGCAGGACCTGTACCGCTGTGTCACCCAGTCCAGCCGTGGCTCAGGGGTCTCCAACTTTGCTGAGCTCATTGTGAAAG AGCCCCCAACACCCATCGCACCCCCCCAGCTGCTGCGGGCTGGCTCCACCTACCTCATCATCCAGCTCAACACCAACTCCATCATCGGCGACGGCCCCATCGTGCGCAAGGAGATAGAGTACCGCATGACCTCAGGGCCATGGTCAGAGGTGCACGCTGTCAACATGCAGACCTACAAGCTCTGGCACCTGGATCCTGACACAGAGTACGAGATCAGCGTCCTGCTGACGCGTCCCGGTGAAGGGGGCACAGGCAAACCGGGACCCCCCCTCATCAGCCGCACCAAGTGTGCAG AGCCCATGCGGGCCCCCAAAGGCCTGGCTTTCTCCGAGATCCAATCCAGGCAGCTGACACTGCAGTGGGAACCGCTGGGCTACAACCTGACCCGCTGCCACACCTACAGCGTCTCGCTGTGCTACCGCTACCTGGTGGGCAGCGGCCTCAACCAGACCTTCCGCGAGTGTGCCAAGATGGAGCGCAACGCCAACCGCTACACCATCAAAAACCTGCTGCCCTACAGGAACATCCACGTCAAGCTCATCCTCTCCAACCCCGAGGGCCGCAAGGAGGGCAAGGAGGTGACGTTCCAGACGGATGAGGACG tgcCTGGTGGCATCGCCTCTGAGTCACTCACCTTCACCCCTCTGGAGGACATGATCTTTCTGAAGTGGGAGGAACCGGTGGAGCCCAATGGCCTCATCACGCAGTACGAG ATCAGCTACCAAAGCATTGAGTCCTCTGACCCAGCAGTCAACGTTCCCGGCCCGCGACGCACCGTCTCCAAGCTGCGCAATGAGACGTACCACGTCTTCTCCAACCTGCACCCTGGCACCACCTACCTCTTCTCAGTGCGTGCCCGCACAGGCAAGGGCTTTGGCCAGACAGCGCTCACAGAGATCACCACCAACATATCTG CTCCCACCTTCGACTATGGGGATATGCCATCACCTCTGGGCGAGTCAGAGAGCACAATCACGGTGCTGCTGCGGCCGGCGCAGGGCCGGGGGGCTCCCATCAG TACCTACCAGGTCATCGTGGAGGAGGACCGGCCCAAGAGGATCAAGCGGGAGCTGGGTGGGCAGGAGTGCTTCCCGGTGCCACTGACGTTTGATGATGCCATGTCTCGCGGCTCTGTGCACTATTttggggctgagctgcctgccagcagcctCACTGAAGCCAAGCCCTTCACTGTAGGGGACAACCAGACCTACAGTGGCTACTGGAACCCGCCACTGGAGCCCAAGAAGGCCTATCTCATCTACTTTCAGGCCATGAGCAACCTTAAAGGG GAAACCCGGCTCAACTGTATCCGCATTGCCCGCAAAG CTGCCTGCAAAGAGAGCAAACGACCTCTGGAGGTGTCTCAGCACTCGGAGGAGATGGGGCTGATCCTGGGAATCTGTGCTGGTGGGCTCGTCGTCCTCATTATCCTGCTGGGAGCCATCATTGTTGTCATTCGGAAAGG CAAACCTGTCAACATGACCAAAGCAACAATTAATTACCGCCACGAGAAGACACACATGATGAGTGCCATCGACCGGAGCTTCACGGACCAGAGCACGCTGCAGGAGGATGAGAGGCTGGGGCTGTCCTTCATGGACACCCACAACTACAGCAACCGTG GTGACCAGCGCAGCAGTGTGGTCAATGAgtccagcagcctgctggggggATCTCCTCGCCGCCAGTGTGGCCGCAAAGGGTCCCCGTATCACACTGGGCAGCTGCACCCCGCCGTGCGCGTGGCAGATCTCCTCCAACACATCAACCAGATGAAGACAGCAGAAGGCTACGGCTTCAAGCAGGAGTATGAG AGCTTCTTTGAAGGCTGGGATGCTtcaaagaagaaagacaagACCAAAGGGAGACAGGATCACGTGTCGACGT ATGACCGCCACCGTGTGAAGCTCCATCCACTGCTGGGCGATCCCAACTCGGATTACATCAACGCCAACTACATTGAT GGTTATCACAGGTCCAACCACTTCATCGCCACCCAAG GTCCTAAGCAGGAGATGGTGTACGACTTCTGGCGCATGGTGTGGCAGGAGCACTGTTCCAGCATCGTGATGATAACCAAGCTGGTGGAAGTGGGCCGG GTGAAATGCTCCAAATATTGGCCGGATGACTCGGAGATGTATGGGGACATCAAGATCACCTTGGTGAAGTCAGAGATGCTGGCAGAGTACGCCGTGCGGACCTTTGCTCTCGAGAGG CGAGGTTACTCAGCCCGGCACGAAGTGAAGCAGTTCCACTTCACATCCTGGCCTGAGCACGGCGTCCCCTACCACGCCACGGGGCTGCTGGCCTTCATCCGCCGTGTGAAGGCATCCACACCACCCGATGCTGGCCCCATCGTCATCCACTGCAG TGCTGGCACGGGGAGGACCGGCTGCTACATCGTTCTGGATGTTATGCTGGACATGGCCGAGTGTGAGGGTGTTGTGGACATCTACAACTGTGTGAAGACGCTGTGCTCACGGAGGATCAACATGATACAGACAGAG gAGCAGTACATCTTCATCCACGATGCCATCCTGGAAGCCTGCCTGTGTGGTGAAACCAGCATCCCTGCCAGCGAGTTCAAGCCCACCTACAAGGAGATGGTGAGGATTGAGCCGCAGAGCAATTCCTCACAGCTGCGGGAGGAGTTCCAG ACCTTGAACTCGGTGACTCCCCACCTGGATGTGGAAGAGTGCAGCATCGCCCTCCTGCCCCGCAACCGGGAGAGGAACCGCAGCATGGACGTCCTGCCGCCGGACCGAtgccttcccttcctcatcTCCGTGGATGGAGACAGCAACAACTACATCAACGCGGCCTTAACTGAT AGCTACACTAAGAGTGCTGCCTTCATTGTCACCCTGCACCCGCTGCAGAACACCACCACCGACTTCTGGAGGTTGGTGTATGACTATGGCTGCACCTCCATCGTTATGCTCAACCAGCTGAACCAGTCCAACTCCGCCTGG ccctgccttcAGTACTGGCCTGAGCCTGGGCTCCAGCACTACGGCCCCATGGAGGTGGAGTACGTGTCAGGAGCAGCAGATGAGGACATCGTGTCCCGTCTCTTCCGAGTGCAGAACATAACCCGG CTGCAGGAGGGGCACCTGATGGTCCGGCACTTCCAGTACCTGCGGTGGTCAGCGTACAGAGACACCCCAGACTCCAAGAAGTCCTTCCTGCACCTCCTGGCCCAAGTGGAGAGGTGGCAGAAGGAGAGCGGCGATGGCAGGACTGTGGTGCACTGCTT GAATGGGGGTGGCCGGAGTGGCACCTACTGTGCCTCCACCATGATCCTGGAGATGATCAAGTGTCACAACATGGCAGATATCTTCTATGCTGCGAAGACCCTCCGTAACTACAAGCCAAATATGGTGGAGACCTTG GAGCAGTATCACTTCTGCTACGACATAGCACTGGAATACTTGGAGTCCCTGGAGACCAGATAG